Proteins from a single region of Weeksella virosa DSM 16922:
- the fmt gene encoding methionyl-tRNA formyltransferase → MRVVFMGTPEFAKASLQEIHENSLHEIVGVVTVPDKPAGRGQKIQQSAVKQYAEEKKLPLLQPEKLRDKNFIEALKKLDADVFVVVAFRMLPHVVWSIPPKGTFNLHGSLLPQYRGAAPINWAIMNGEKETGVTTFLIDEKIDTGKILLTDKVAIGVDDNVGKIHDELMNLGKKLVVETLDALEKDSITSYPQPLEKDLHHAPKLYKDDCRIDWSWKLEKIHNHVRGLSPYPAAWTMINGKSAKILAGKIAQDFPEDLSKNVLHLTKKNLFVRVENGVYEILEIQPQGKRKMSAKDFINGNQNVSWLALDD, encoded by the coding sequence ATGCGAGTTGTCTTTATGGGGACGCCAGAATTTGCAAAAGCGTCTCTCCAGGAAATCCACGAAAACAGTCTGCACGAAATTGTTGGGGTTGTAACAGTTCCTGACAAACCAGCAGGAAGAGGGCAAAAAATACAGCAATCGGCAGTAAAACAATATGCAGAAGAAAAAAAACTACCCCTTTTACAACCAGAAAAACTACGCGATAAAAACTTTATAGAGGCACTTAAAAAGCTAGACGCCGACGTTTTTGTAGTAGTAGCTTTTCGTATGTTGCCCCATGTAGTATGGTCGATTCCACCAAAAGGAACATTTAACTTACACGGTTCTCTGCTCCCGCAATATCGTGGAGCTGCACCCATAAACTGGGCAATCATGAATGGAGAAAAGGAAACAGGAGTAACTACATTTTTAATTGATGAAAAAATAGATACTGGTAAAATTCTTCTAACAGACAAAGTTGCCATCGGTGTAGATGATAATGTCGGGAAAATACATGATGAGCTGATGAATCTTGGCAAAAAACTAGTTGTTGAAACACTCGATGCTTTAGAAAAAGACTCTATAACTTCTTATCCACAACCGTTGGAGAAAGACTTGCATCATGCACCAAAACTTTACAAGGATGATTGCAGAATCGATTGGAGTTGGAAGTTAGAAAAGATACATAATCATGTAAGAGGTCTAAGCCCTTACCCAGCGGCATGGACAATGATTAACGGTAAATCGGCCAAAATTTTAGCCGGTAAAATTGCTCAGGACTTTCCTGAAGATTTAAGTAAAAATGTTCTTCATCTTACCAAAAAAAATTTATTTGTCCGGGTAGAAAATGGTGTTTATGAAATTCTAGAAATCCAACCACAAGGAAAACGCAAAATGAGTGCAAAAGACTTTATCAACGGCAATCAAAATGTAAGTTGGTTAGCCTTAGATGATTAA